GGATGTGGAAGTTAAAGCTCTGTCATAATTACCTGCAGCTTGTTCACCATCTCGTCAAAGAGCTTCCTAGCCTCGGGGCTGTTGGGGTCCTCAAAGTAGTCCTCGACACCGATCTGCACCACGATGGACTTCAGGTTACGACACACACCTGGAGGGGCGAGATGGTGTGCAGCCCTCACACGGAAGGAAGCAGCAGACTCGCCACCCAATTCCAAATAGACCCCTAGCCCCTATGCCCTAGCCACTTGTGTAGCTCTGAAATGATTGACTGGATGAGAAAAGTGCAGGCCTGGATTCAAAAATGGTGCTTACTCGACACTTTGAGCCGTTGTTTGAGCAATGGAAAACTAAAAACGGGCAGGGATTGCACTTTTGGGATTGTTCTATTGGTTCCTTTGTGAAAATCAAGCTCAATAAAGCACATCTATATTTGAACCGGGTCTGGTGTAGCGTGTACTCACTGTTGAAGTGAGGATCCGCATCTCTAGAACCTCCAGACCCTCccagtagtgtactatgtagtgtAGTAGGGTGTAGCGTGTACTCACTGTTGAAGTGAAGCAGGGCCTTAGGGGTGACCGGGGTGGAGGTGAGGACCAGCATCTCCAGGCCCTTCAGACCCTCCCTGCACACCTCAGCTGCCACTTCCTGGTTGACCTCACTCACATGGTCCAGCTCCAACACCTGCAGACGCATGCAGTTCCTCGCTACAGGGggaaagaaggaggaggagagaagggggagggggaggttgAGATGCCTTTGATACCAACAACTTAGTCAGTAGTATGTAAGTAGCATTGACCGCACCAGAACAGCCCATAAGGCAGGAGAATATCTTCTGTTTCTGTAGGGTGAGGCAGCTAGAtgcacaagtacaccccctggacaggacgcttgGTATTTGCTCATCCATTATTGTTCAAGTGCTGGGTAAGATATCTAAAGAGCCTATCTAGAGTCGAAAGCAGTCATATACACCTGGCCAGCACACATTGATATACGTTTGTTCATTTGGTTGAAGTGTTAGCAATGCTTACATAAAACTAAAACTTAACAATGCTACCTAAATGAGTTGAAAAGAGATGGTCATGGCGAAAGCGCACATAACCAGCCTACAAAACCAAACATTATGTTCACGGTGTTTCTACTATTTGTATGATCATCTCAGATATAGATATATTTGAGATGATTCAATTCAACAGCTTTGGGATAGTGTTTCATCATGTTTCGCTCTAGATGGTAGGATGAGAGAACTGATCAGAATGGTTGacttccaaatggcatcctattcccttaatagtgcactacctttgaccagggcatatacagtgccttcagaaggtattcataccccttgatttatttcacattgtgttgtgttaccagtctgaattcaaaatggattaaaacaaATGTTCTCACCCATCatcaaacaataccccataacgacaaagtgaaaacaaatgtttgaaatgtttgcaattttattgaaaatgaaatacggaaatattacatgtacataattattcacacccctgagtcaatatattcaaatcacctttggcagcgattacagtgtttctgggtaagaAACACATCTGGATATATGGTACATttccacattattctttaaaaaacttattcaagctctgtcaagttgggaATCCTACAGACGAAGAACCATATAtgtgacattaaaaaaaaaaaagagatatACATGAAAAATCATTATTGGACACCCTTTTTCTATAGTGAACCGGTTTCACAAGCTTTCCGCGCGCTAATTAACAATCATTTTAAATTCAAAGATAGGCTCTCGTGGAATAACCGTTTATGTGCACCACTCAGAATGGACGGACAAGCGCACAACTTTTCTGTTGCTTATGTATCGCCGAAATGTGGGAAAGAAACGTAAAACAAAACGAAAAGAATGGAAAGACAGGCAAAGGAAGATCTTACGGGATGCGGGAAAACCCGATACAAATCGTAAGGGTCAAGAAAAAAAACGGGGAAAAGCTGTCCAAAAGAGGTAGGTGGAAGAACCGTATATCAAACaatcaagctagctagctatagagtACAGTAACTAACATGTAAGTTCTGGGTTGTCTAATTTGTAACTATAGAGAAAACATATTAGCTAAAGTTCTTTGGCTACTAACTTATACATTATCGTTACAAATGTTATTGCTAGATTATAGAAGAAACATAGCTAGCTACTTTTTCTCCATCCACCGGATGATTCGACatggctacagtagctagctagttataggTAACGTTACACTGTATCCTGCAGGGAAGAGCGTGTTCCACGACGTGCAGAAAGGATTGTGGAAAGTTGACTGATGAGCGCAAGCAAACAGCTATATTGAACACTTGCATAGTTTAACTTGGACAGTAATGATACGTACATTAACGTTAACTCTAAAAGTGCAGTGTTACACACTGGTGCAATTACAAACTCATTCTGTGTATAGGTTGGGAGTGTGTGAAAGATGGAGGTCCTGATCAAGCAATACCCTGAATGTGCAACAGTATATTAAATTCTGAATTTATCATTGTCGATTTTTATTGCAGCATGAGGTGAAACGGAGATGTAAACCTGAGGATACAAAGGAGAACAAACGACGGAAACAAACCTTCAAATACCATGTACAGCAAGCAGGCACAGAGATTGAATGTGTGCACGGTCTCTTTCATGTCTGTGTTCCAGCTAACCAACAGGCGTCTTCAGGCAAGTGAAAATATGAATTAATGTCTATATGAATATCAATTACAAACATATTGTATTCTCTGTACTAGTTTTTAAGAACCTGCTAATTGAAATGTAATTGTTTTGGTCAGGTTGTTCAGGAAAAGTTAGGAGTTCAAGCTGAGGCAGGTGAGGTTGCAGGGTCTCCAGATCAGGCTACTGAGGCTAGGTCTCCTTTAGAAGATGGAAGAGGGAAGCATAGCAATAAGTAATGCGCTATGGATTCCAGCCTGGATTGTTTCACTATAGCAGTGCTCTAAACAATCTTCTAAACATTAACATAGAGTATCGAAAGGATGAATAGCGAAttctgaaacaaaaatataaaaatgtttATTACTTTTAAACAAAATGATGGTAACTAAGCTGTCCAACTACAACCTGAGCATTGAGGACTGAGTGCCGATTACTTTCCCCCTCCCACCAGACGGCACTGGCCTAATTCTCGCCGCCCTACAGGACCCCCCGGCCACAAACGGCAATGGCGTGACCGGGATTTGTACCCCGGTTATAGCGACACAGTTGCACTCTAAGGCAGGTCCCTATACCATTGAGAGAATACAAGTTTCACAACATCTTGTTGTCTCCTTACAGGCCACATCGGATACATGCTACAGTGAAAGAGGACATCAAGGAGCACATTCTATCTTTCCCAAGAACCACTACTCTCGGATGAAGGGGGGATGTACAGAGAATACCTCAGCCCTGATCTGAATTTGTTGCGAATGTACCGACTCTACAAATAGAAGAATATCACCTGCAAAATTCTGGGTTTATAGGGACATTTTCAAACAGCAGGGTCTCAATTTCGGCCAACCCGGGAGTGACACCTGTGGCAAATGTGACGCATTCTTCACTAAGATGTCAGCAGCAACatctgaagaggagaagaggaagactgCAGTTGAAAGTGAGTTGAAAAGCCGAAAAGGCCTACACACAGCTTCAAAGTGACACTGAGTGGGCTAAAGCCAATGCTGACTGCCATGTCATTTCTGTGGATCTACAGGGGGTGATGTACACCCCTAATCTGACCCACTCTAATGTCTACTACCAGCGGCACCTGTCAAATCTTAGCCTTTGCATCCAGGAACTTGGAAAAGAAGATCCTGCGTACATGTGTGTTTGGCATGAGGGGATTGCACACCGGGGGTCCATTGAGGTGGCAAGCTGCATATTGAAGTGGGTGAAGACAAAATTCACACCACTCACCAAACCAGAGGTGCGCAAGTTGATCATCTTCAGTGACAGATGCTGTGGGCAGAATAACAACTGGCGGATGCTCAATCTGATGTCGATGCTCGTCTCTATGGGTTACTTTACGCAAGTTGAGCAGGAGTTCATGGTCTCTGGTCATTCTTTTCTTCCTCGTGATCGATCTTTTGCCACCATCGAGAAGAGGCGCAAGGTGTCAGTCCTTCACACACCTGATGATGTTTCAAAGATGATACCTGAAGCACAACCAGCAAAACCATTCAAGGTGATGAGGATGCAATATGAAGACTTCAGGCACCTCCCAGATTCTGTCCTCAAGCGACCAGCTGGACTACAGATCACCTCAGTGAGGTGGTTAAAAGTCACAGGTATTACACAGAGAATAGTTTACTAACATCCCATCAACATGCAACATGTTGTTCTAACAATAAAATATCCTAATGCTTGACTGTGAAAGTTGTTTATTGATGTCAGGAACTTAAAATGTTTCTGTTCTAATTTCAGTTGAGGATCCTTGGAATCTGTACGCCAGACAGAGCCACAGTCTATTTGAGGGATGGAAATCGTGGCTGATCTCCAAACCAAAACTAGGAGCAACACCTCAACCTCCCTATTTTTGCAAGCCACTACCCTAGAGCATATGAGAGTCCTCTGCCCATCAAAAAAAAACAAGTACCAAGACCTGATGACCATGCTCAACTACTTGCCAGCTGCTGCACacttttttaaataaatcactgcaGAGTGAATCATTTGTTGTTAAACCAAGCTACATAATTAACTGTTTTGTCTGTGAGTTTATGATCCCCTGAACCTGTATAGTATGTTGACTCTGAATACATTTCAGAAGACATGTCACCCCTATTGTAGGAAATTAAATGTATAGTAGGTGGTTTCTATGTGAATCAATGTGTATGATTTGAACCAGAACAATATGTTGAATTAATTTAATTTTAAGATGTTATTCCTAGTGTAGAAAATGTTATGTACAATGTGTTCTGTTGAGAATTATTTTGTGTGTGATCATTTGAACCTTTTTAATCTGAATGAATTAAAAACAAATAAGtcatcacatacagtatgtgagtaTTCATTTGATCTTGATTCCCTTTTTTTATTCATTACAATATACAGTACGTCTCTCTGTCACCACATTTAGCAGTAACTCTAAGCAGTTAATACTTATTTACTGCTGTCACCTCAGTACAGAAGGACATTTCTTGCCTTTAGGATGGGTTTAACGCAATTCAAAACTTAATTGCAGATCATAGTGTTAAACGCAAAGAGAATGGTTTTCTGAACGTTTTGTAATATTGACCGTAAGGACCTGCATAATTTGACATGCATATTGGCACATCACATTGATCCATATTTGATATGTACAAGTTGTGCTTGTTTTGATTGAATTCATTTAATTGTATTCTATTTGTGTAGTTCTTCTATGGTATGTTCACATTGAGGGCTTCATTTTAAATGAGACTAAGATTTCATGACTCAACTTTTAAGAAAAGTCATCAGTGTTAAAGTTGATAGACCACCTTTAAATTAACCTCCCATACAAATGAATTAACTACATATTGCATTTAAGTTATTTACATGAAGGGCATCTGTACTTAAAACATATCAGGTGTTAAAAAAGGACATCTTACAAGAGTCATGCAAAATGTCACATATACTGTTCTTCCACAAACTGAAATCATCACTGGAGATAAACTGTTCTTCCACATTCTAAAAATTAAAACGGcaataaaaaaagtattttttgaaataacaaaaaaatataaattgtTGTTGGAAGATATGGGTATGGTGAATTATTTGTCAACCATAAAACACCTAATGTGGTACACACAATTAATAATATAAAAATAACTGATTATCTTACATATATGGTTCTTCATCTGTAGGATTCGGTTGTTGATCATTgtcagacagccattttcaagtcttgccatagattttcaagccaatttactATGTCAAAACTAACTAGGccaatcaggaacattcaatgtcgtcttggtaagcaactctagtgtatatttggccttgtgttttaggttattgttctgctgaaaggtgaatttgtctaccagtgtctgttgaaaagcagacaaatcaggttttcctctatgattttgcctgtgcttagctctattccatttatttttatcctgaaaaactcccttgACGATGAcatgcatacccataacatgatgcagccaccaccgtgCTTGAAAATATTATGAGTGGTActaagtgatgtgttgtgtttgccccaaacataacgctttgtattcaggacaaagtaAAAATATGAATTGTCTTTTTCCTTTTCTATCTACcattaggtgcccttctttgcgaggcattggaaacctTCCTggttttgtggttgaatctacactatatatacacaaaaagtatgtggacaccacttcaaattagtggattcggctatttcagccacacccgttgctgacaggtgtatcgagcacacagccatgcaatctccaaagacaaacattggcagcagaatggccttactgaagacctcagtgactttcaacgtggcacagtcataggatgccacctttccaacaagtcagttcgtcaaattcccgccctgctagagctgccccggccatctttaagtgctgttattgtgaaatgtaaacatctaggagcaacaatggcccagccgcaaagtggtaggccacacaagctcacagaacgggactgttgagtgctgaagcgcgtagcgcgtaCAAATCCTTTGTCCtcggttgcagcactcactaccgagttccaaagtgcctctggaagcaacgtcagcacaagaaatgttcgtcaggagcttcatcaaatgggtttccatggccgagcagcttcacacaagcctaagatcaccatgcgcattgCCAGGCGTCAGATGGCGGATGCCAggtgaacgctacctgccccaatgcatagtgcaaactgtaaagtttggtggaggaggaataatggtctggagctgtttttcatggttcaggctaggccccttagttctagtgaagcgAAATCGTAACGCTATAGCAtttaatgacattctagacgattctgtgctaccaactttgtggcaacagtttggggaaagccctttcctgtttcagcatgacaatgcccctgtgcacaaaacgaggtccatacagaaatggttcatCAAGATCGGTGTTgaggaacttgactggcctgtaaagagccctgacctcaaccccatcgaacacctttgggataaattggaacgccgactgcgagccaggcctaatcgcccaacatcagtgcccaacctcaccaTTGCTCGtgcctgaatggaagcaagtctccgcatctagtggaaatccttcccagaagagtggaggctgttttaacagcaaaggggggaccatctACATATTAataaccatgattttggaatgaggggtttgatgagcaggtgtccatatacttttggtcatgtagtgtatgtttgaaattcactgctcaacttgAGGgacctgaaggcactgtagggcTCTCgccaagagtagtgcactatatagggaatagggtgccatttgagaagcaCTCAATGTCCTTTCCTATTGCCACCCCTCATCCTCACTCAGCCCATGTACTGATAAACAGACAGGCCACCAAGACAACCGTTTCTCAACTAGGCACAAAAGTAATTTCCTCCCACTGTTCCTGCATGCTGTGAATCGTGAGTAGGAACTCAATAGCTGGGTTACATGTCCTTCTGACTGGGAGGGTATTTGCAGTCGCACGCATCCCCCTTTCCATCTGTGTGGACGGGACAGAAATAAATCCGAATGTTTTGTTCCGAAGAAAAAGAACAAATATTTCTAAATGTGACAAATAACCCCTTGAAGGACAAAGTTCTATCCATCAACAAAGACCTCTGATATGAACCATACAAAGCACTTCAATCCAAATTGTTTCTTCGTTCTGAAAGAATAGTCCCTATATCAGTTCATTTATTAAAATGACCAATGAGATTAAACATTCATGAGATATTTATCCAAATTGAATTTACTCACCCAACGAGGCTAGTCCCTGAAGGCCGCACCCTGCCCCGCCCACGCCCAGGGCTCTGAGGTGTGGCCAGCATCGGCCAATGGTCTGCAGACATCGGTTGCTGAAGCGAGCCGGTTGTTGGCTGGAGGAGAAAGAGCGAGGTGCGTTACACAATAGATGTGCTAATGGTATTCCTAAAAATAAATGTGAGCTAAGAGAGTTGCCTCTCACCATGGATGTAGTGGTGCCACCTGGAGAGAGATTATGTCTCTACAGCCTGCTCCGAGAGCCCAGATCACCTCCTGTCCTACAGGGTCTGTGGCACTCCTAGAACAAAAAACACCAATTCACTATACTTCATGGTATAATCATCCAGACACCCATTCATAATATATAGCAGGGGTCTCAAACTGTATTTGATAAAGTGAACATCTTAGACCCTAACCCACAAATATAGAAAATGCAATGTACAGTCAGAGACAGGCCTAAGTTTCTGCTTAGAATTTCCCACATTTTGGTACGCTATTTGTTAGTAAACTtttctataattagatacatgcagcttctcttctgtcattaatTGTTGCGCTAGAATGCTAAATTAACCCTTGGTCACCAGACTGTCATAAATCAATAGAATAAATGATTCAATCTCGTTGACGTCATTAAAGTTCTTTCATCTCTGCTCCTCTTGCGCAGCAAAAACGTTAAGGGATGCAAGATTTTCTGTGCAAAATTTCCGTTTGACCGGTTTTAAGGAAAATAAGAGGTATGAATACTACCCAACAtatttctgataagatttcagttccacttgaatgcatattttatgtggttgaaatattatcggcttttatgatgctgataaaaaTAGCACCTTTATAGATGGTCCCTGACTGTCAAATTTGTATAGCGCCTCGCAATCATCACATAACACTGTCATCATCCTTTTCACCAAATCTTTCCCGAACATTAGGCtattgttctggtcctcccttctaTTGATTTTCAACTCTCCGTTTTGCAGCTTTTCTCTTATAGAATTCAACTCCGACAGTGTTCTTTTTGCCTCAGTGGATAGACAATATCCAATTGGAGCATAGTTAGGCCCTAAAGCTTAGGCTACACACTAGCAGCAGAAAAAACgaatgaaataaaaatataaatgtcCTAAAGCAAAATATACCTCATGTGATGACATTTCTTTAGAAAGGGGCACAAGACAGGGatgtccccctccccccctccttttTGCACTGGCAATTGAACCGCTTGCAGAACGAATTAGACAGGACCCAAACATTACAGGTATCAGTATTGGTAAACTTATTTGCAGCTGATCTCCTGACATACCTGACCAATATttatttcaaaatatattttctgaaTACTCTAAAATCTCAGGATATATAATTAATGTGGAAAAACTAAATAAATgcaataaacatatatatattttttttaactcataatttacagcaatctttaagtggaccacaaaaaatatgaaatacttAATACGTGACAACAAATAGAAAGATAACTTTATTCCATTACTGAACAGTATGAAAACAGATCTAATTAAATTGAATAATCTTCCCATAAATCGTACAGATAGAATAAACCTCTTCAAAGgctttgtatttatttttggtaACACTAATTCATAGAATAAAAAGGAAAGTTTTACATCTTCCTATGTCTGAGATGTCTGATTCACTAAAGAGGAACAATAGGTAACTATTGAAGATGCGCAGCTCATCCCCAGAATCATTTAACGTATCTATTTTCAAAGGAGAAAGGTAAGAACGTGAATAACTTAACAATTAAGAACACTATCACAATATGGAATAAAACTAAACAtattctacaagaaccaatatcactTCCTCGAAACACAACCttatggaacaatccttggatagctttCCAGAATTCACAGATAAATTTGTCCACATGGAAAAAAACTAAAAAGGCATATATAAATTAACTATAAATGACTTGGTAAtaggaaatacatttatttccataACAGCTTTAAAAAGCTATTTTCGATTGACCGATGTAGATATTTTCAAATGCATGCAACTTAAAAGTTTTATATTACAACATTTGGATTTGAAATCTTTTGGAAATCAGAGCAATCTTGAGGGAATCCTATTGGTCAGAAAAGGATATTCATATGATAGGTAAACTAcacaaaaccttgcagagagcctatccaactgaTAATCTCttagaaaaatatataaactattggaaccaagatttaaaaataactgatattggcacaagatggagggaatgttggaACATAATTAACAAGACTACAGTTAACACAAGTGTACATTTCATTCAGTATAAAATAATGCTTCCTGTGTAAAATGTCTGTTGTGTAATTCGTTATACAAGAGACATTTCTAACTCTACAGCACAACGGAAGAATCATGTCTAAAGTGTCAAACTAATAATGACTCAATAAttcatgccttctgggaatgttataaAGTCCAAAAGTGAGGGCGGAGTTAGAAATTTGGCTGTCacaagtattacaatgtaaatgtacttttaatccgtctgtctgcatatttcaagacgtGACATATGAGGGTGCCGTGAGATACCCGATGGGTTGGACGATACTTTAAGTCAAtaatctttttctttttttaagtatactttaaaaaaaatgtaaatgaaccAATCCTCCATGATTAACGCAATGGAAAGGTCAAATTATTTATaatgaaaaaaatgtaatgtgtAAGGGCtaggagagaaacaaaatggtgccaTTTGAGGTCATGTGGCATAAAGTGATGCGGGCGCTAGAGATGGgggtgtgtgttagtgggtctGGGGCAGGGTTAATGTTGTGgatgtttgtatgatgttgtcatttgtatgtttattttttgtattgtaatttaaaaaaaataactactAAAAATAAAACCtcaaatgtagcctatagatatgaATTGTACGATGTCAGCTAACCTGTCTGTGTGACAGCCTGCAGGGCAAGGCATTAGCAGCTAGCCAGCCACAGGGAGTGACGAGTACTGTATTGTATGTATTttcttatgttacagccttattctaaaacggatgaAACAAAAcatttccctcaatctacacacaataccccataatgacaaaccaaaaacagttttttatacattttagcaaatgaataaaaaaattgaaacatttacataagtattcagaccctttgctatgagaatcgaaattgagctcaggtgcatcctgtttccattgatcatccttgagatgttccgacaacttaattggagtccacctgtggtaaattcaattgattggacatgatttggaaaagtcccacagttgactgtgcatgtcagatcaaacaccaagccatgaggtcgaaggaagtgtccgtagagctccgagacaggattgtgtcgaggcacagatctggggaagggtaccaaaaaatgtctgccgcattgatggtccccaagaacacagtggcctccataattcttaaatggatgaagtttggaactgccaagactcttcctagagctggccgcccggccaaactgagcaaccttggggagaagggccttggtcagggaggtgaccaagaacccgatggtcactctgacagagctccagttcctctgtgtggatgggagaaccttccagaaggacaaccacctttatggtagaatggccagacggaagccacttctcagtaaaaaggaacatgacagcccgcttggagtttgccaaaagccaccgaaaggactcgcagaccatgagaaacaaaattctctggtctgatgaaagcaagatttaactctttggcctaaatgccaagcgtcacgtttggaggaaacctggcaccatccccacagtgaagaatGGTGGCggcgatgtttttcagcggcagagactagacaaggagactagtcaggatcgagggaaaggagcaaagtacagagagatcctcgatgaaaacctgctcaggacctcagactggggcgaagattcaccttccaacaggacaatgaccctaagcacacagccaatacaacgtaggagtggcttctggacaagtctcggaaagtccttgactggcccagccagagctcggacttgaacccgatctaacatctctggggagacctgaaaatagctgtgcagcgacgctccccatccaacctgccagaggttgagaggatctgcagagaagaatgggagaaactccccaattacaggtgtgccaagcttgcagcgtcaaacccaagaagactagaggctgtaattgctgacaaaagtgcttcaacaaagtactgagtaaagagtctgcaCACTTATGTaaaatctgtttttatttttaatacatttgctaaaatgtctaaacctgtttttgccttgtcatcatggggtattgtgtgtagattgatgagggggaaagcGATTTAATCAAATTTCAAAATAAGgctataacaaaatgtggaaaaagtcaaggagtcttcGAATACTCTCCAAATCCACTGTACTATAttgtgtgtatactgtactgtattatatatacacactgtacTATGTGTGATCGCCCCCTGGTGGTAGTACCTGTAAGTGACGGCCTGCAGGGCTCGGCAGTAGCAGCTGGCGAGCCACAGGGAGCGGTCAGTTAGCAGGTTGGGACAATGAGACACCTTGAGGATCAACAGGTTCCCTCCTGTAGCCTTCAGCAAGGACTCCAGACCCTCCTCCAGACAACCcctggagagggagaaaaagcaagaggagagagagagacggacggacagacggaaaaacagagagagagaggcagacatacAACAAACAAGTTAATAAGGATCAACCACTGTTGCTGAATAACCAATTACTCAGTGCGGAATGAGTATTGTCCTTGAGTTTAACAAGGCACTGCAGCAATGGATTTGGATTTGTCTGTCTAAGCAGTAGAACGTTAATAGTGCATGGCGTCATGCTGCTCTGAACAAGAGAGTCACGAAAAATGATGTACTAAAACGTATTCAATCGGTTTGTGGAAAGCATAATCGAATAGAATAAAAGCCATGTTGTATTCATTAGGCTGAGGAGGGATAACGCGAGCAAGCATCTGATTACAGTGTGCGCACACTCGTGCACACACTCATACAAGGcagtacatacacacattcacaaacactcacaatgtCAGGAATGAGATAGAGCCTGGGGCTCTCTCACACATTCTCAACCTGCTACGGTATATAGACTAGGAAGGAGAGAtgatggggagaggggaaggagagatgatggggagaggggaaggagagatgatggggagaggggaaggagagatgatggggagaggggaaggagagatgatggggagaggggaagaagagatgatggggagaggggaaggagagatgatggggagaggggaaggagagatgatggggagaggggaaggagagatgatggggagaggggaaggagagatgatggggagaggggaaggagagatgatggggagaggggaaggagagatgatggggagaggggaaggagagatgatggggagaggggaaggagagatgatgGGGAGAGGGCAAGGAGAGAtgatgaggagaggggaaggagagatgatggggagaggggaaggagagatgatggggagaggggaaggagagatgatgGGGAGAGGGCAAGGAG
The window above is part of the Salvelinus fontinalis isolate EN_2023a chromosome 42, ASM2944872v1, whole genome shotgun sequence genome. Proteins encoded here:
- the LOC129841399 gene encoding uncharacterized protein LOC129841399; translated protein: MYTPNLTHSNVYYQRHLSNLSLCIQELGKEDPAYMCVWHEGIAHRGSIEVASCILKWVKTKFTPLTKPEVRKLIIFSDRCCGQNNNWRMLNLMSMLVSMGYFTQVEQEFMVSGHSFLPRDRSFATIEKRRKVSVLHTPDDVSKMIPEAQPAKPFKVMRMQYEDFRHLPDSVLKRPAGLQITSVRWLKVTVEDPWNLYARQSHSLFEGWKSWLISKPKLGATPQPPYFCKPLP